The DNA segment GCCCGCTTTAATGCCGCCAACAGACTGACAAAAGAGGGGCAGAATCTGTTTTCACAGTCCGGTGAATCCGGTGAGGCTATAGTTAATACGGCACGGACAAGCGGCCTGGGGGGCATTGTTTCAGGTTCGCTTGAAACAAGTAACGTTGACCTTGGAACTGAGTTTGTCACTATGATTACAAATCAGAGGGCCTTTCAAGCTAACTCTAAAAGCGTCACAACAACAGATGAGCTTTTACAGGAAATATTATCACTGAAGAGATAGTGTTCCATACAGAGCCTTCAAAGTTGAGGCAAAGATACAACAATGGGTAAGACTTAAGTCTTACCCATTGTTTATTTAATGACCCTGACAAAAAGGGGTCAAGGGGGCATCGCTCCCTTGCAGGTAGGGGTTTAAGGGGAAGGACGGAGTCCTTCCCCTTACTCTCCTTACTCTCCTTACTCTCCTACTCTCCTTTCATTCTTTCATTCTTTCTTATCGCCTCATTTTTTAAACCTTTATCAATCATCTCTTTAATAAAAGCAAAGCCACCGTGCCAGAATTCGGGGCTGAGCATGTCGATGCCGGCTTCTTTTAGTATTAGGCCGGGGGAGGTGGAGCCACCGTAGGAGAGTATTTTAATGATTTTAGGGATAAATTCCCTGCCTTCTTCTTTGAACCTTTTGTACAGTGAGAGGGAGAGCAATTCGCCAAAGCTGTAGGCATAGCAGTAAAACGGCGTGTGGTAGATGTGTGGGATGGTTATCCATTCGATTTGAAAGTCATCTGAGACCTCGACGGAGTCTCCGAACTGTTCTTTTAGAAGATTAAGGTAGATACTATTTAAATCGTTAACCGGAGTGCCGTTTTCTATGAGTGAGTGGGCGGTCTTTTCAAAGATAACAAAAAAAGCCTGCCTGAGGACTGTTGCGTACATATCGTCAATGGCGGAACTCAGAATCAGACGGCGTGCGGTGGCATCATTTTCCTCTTCAAGGAGGCGTTCGGTAAGCAGCATTTCGGCAAATACGGAGGCGGTTTCGGCAAGGGGCAGAGGAGCATGAAATGTAAGCACCGAGTGGTCTTGTGCCAGCAGGGAATGAACGGCGTGTCCCAGTTCGTGGGCTAATGTGGCTACCTGACGGGGCTCACCGGTATAATTAGTCAATACCCATGGAGTGAGTTTTGGAAGCACCCCGTAGCAAAATGCCCCTCCGCGCTTATTGGTACGGTCCTCTGAGTCAATGTGTTTCTTGTCAAAAACACTTTTCGCAAGTCTATAGAATTGAGGGCTAAAGTTATCGAAACTTTCAAGTACCATAGAAACAGCATCGGAGTACTCGATTTTTTTCTTTGTTTGTGCTTTAATGGGAGCATAGAGGTCGAAGCGGCGCAGTTTAGGCAGCTCCAGCCACTGTGCTTTTAACTTAAAATAATCGTGAAACACGTGTGAGTTATCTTTGCAAACTGACAGGAGAGTTTCCACAACGTCATCGGGTATGTCATTTGACATGTTGCGGACGTTAATCGGGCTTTTAAATTTCCGTAATCCGATTTGCTCCTTTGCCCAGTCCCGTACCCTATAGACATAGAGTTGAGAAAGGACGGACTCATCTTTACCAAATACGGCAAACAGCTCCTTATAGGCGGCCTTACGCACCTCAGGACGCATATCTCTGACGAAAGTCATAAGGCTGTCACGGGTGTTGTGAGTCGTCTTGCCATCCACATCCATAACAAAGTCGTACTTACTTGTCAGCATATCGTAGAGGGTCAGTAGTGCACCTGAGCCGTTAGTGTCCTTTATGTTAATTATCTTTTCCTCGAGCTCACTAAGAATGTGCTCTTTAAACTGCCTTTGTCTGTCAAGATAATATGTAAGATTACCGGCATAAACCAACAGCCGCTTAGCCTCTTCATCAGTTAGAGATTTCCACCAGAGGCTGAAAAAAAGAGTCCGGTTTTGCATATCCGCTAAAAAATTTTCGACATTTCCCATAATTGCAAGAGCCTTTGTATCCTGCGTATCCTCAGAGAATCTGAGAGCGGTATAGGCGGTTATTTTTCCGGCAAGGGCTGCGAGAGTTTCCATCAGCGTAAGGATATTGACAAATGCGCCGCCATCCATGCCGGGATTAATAATGCTCCGTTTTGATTCAATTTCCTCCACACAATCCTCTATTTCTTTAAAGGCCGCCTTTATAACACTGTCGTTGCCGGACGATAACAGTTCACTTAAATCCCACCGGCTCTTCTGATATCTTACACCGCTATGTGCCACAACAATCATACCTCCTGACGCTTAATTTTGTATGTGTGATAACTATTTGTATTATATACCTTTTTATCGTTTTAATACGAGGTGATGTAAGTTACTGCACGGC comes from the Nitrospirae bacterium YQR-1 genome and includes:
- a CDS encoding M3 family oligoendopeptidase; this encodes MIVVAHSGVRYQKSRWDLSELLSSGNDSVIKAAFKEIEDCVEEIESKRSIINPGMDGGAFVNILTLMETLAALAGKITAYTALRFSEDTQDTKALAIMGNVENFLADMQNRTLFFSLWWKSLTDEEAKRLLVYAGNLTYYLDRQRQFKEHILSELEEKIINIKDTNGSGALLTLYDMLTSKYDFVMDVDGKTTHNTRDSLMTFVRDMRPEVRKAAYKELFAVFGKDESVLSQLYVYRVRDWAKEQIGLRKFKSPINVRNMSNDIPDDVVETLLSVCKDNSHVFHDYFKLKAQWLELPKLRRFDLYAPIKAQTKKKIEYSDAVSMVLESFDNFSPQFYRLAKSVFDKKHIDSEDRTNKRGGAFCYGVLPKLTPWVLTNYTGEPRQVATLAHELGHAVHSLLAQDHSVLTFHAPLPLAETASVFAEMLLTERLLEEENDATARRLILSSAIDDMYATVLRQAFFVIFEKTAHSLIENGTPVNDLNSIYLNLLKEQFGDSVEVSDDFQIEWITIPHIYHTPFYCYAYSFGELLSLSLYKRFKEEGREFIPKIIKILSYGGSTSPGLILKEAGIDMLSPEFWHGGFAFIKEMIDKGLKNEAIRKNERMKGE